In Cryptomeria japonica chromosome 5, Sugi_1.0, whole genome shotgun sequence, the genomic window CCTCTGAACCACAGGAAGCGCCACCTCCAATCCTATCTCCATCCCATGGACATTTTCAATATGTGGAAGGTAAATATATATTAGTAGAATTTGAAAGTTTTGTTTGAGAGAATGTAACTAATAGCTGGCCCAGTTGCTACATTTTTATAGGCCCAGCTGCTTCATCTCCAAGTGTTTTCCCTTTCAAACCTCCTATGAAGAAACCAACTTTACCTCATCTGGAGATGCCAAGGAACAGATCAAAGAGACAAGCACCAGTTACTCTGGCACCTAAGAATCAAGGTCTCTAAATTTTCTTAATCATCCTTAAATGGCAGAGAGTCTTTTTTGTACAGATGTAAATTTGTTGCTCTCTGTTGTTAATTATATAGGGTATGTTGCTGCTCCTGCTAGTGTACCCTATGAACCGCAAACAGAGTACCGAGTAACACCCAAGTTGGCACCATCCATAACACTTCATTCTCCTCCATATTATCAAGATCATCAAGGTAGATATTCTTCCTacattggaaaaatattttgagaaacagtaattttatcataacttggtAATGTTGGATTACAGGTCCTagcatttgaaaaataaattgaatgaatgattcaataatcggatgattacttccaaggggttgagcttaattggttaaaacactgggttctcactgtggagacccaagttcaattcccaatagggacatctgaagtgggattctaagttgtgactcttggccttccataggatggggaaggtcttgggtcaatctaatcaaacataataatattaataataataataattcaaagatatgtaatggggatggggccccctactgtgtccccactggttcatagctccagtcaaaagctattcaggcttcggccaattaccgataaaaaaataaaaataataataatcggatgattacattgaacgatgtacacgtatatatagaggttacaagacaatgttctataaatagaactagttgttaaagtgaaatcaaataagctaaaaagctaaatatagcttaaaaagctaaataataaaaaaactaacttaaaaagctaaatagctaaataagtcgacaactaagatgactgctaaaaatagaagatgactgctaaaaatagaagatattaatattattttaacaccctccctagTGGTCATCTTACTCAATACCCTACGAAAGACACTGCAGGTGTTATGATCACAAATGCATAGACCATCTGTTGCTACGAagaccctcccaggatctgcagaatgtaaatgaccaagagtaccaaaacCCATCCAAGCTAATGTAGCCTTCACACGCAAATTAGAGATCTAGCACACACGAATTACTGaagcctgaaaccatgattttgaggaaaaaattagcAAACCTTTTTGCAGAAGAGTATTGAGCATTGTTTGCTCCAACAACTCCTAAACAGACTGCAAGATACCACAGTTGCAAATGTTCGCCCTGACAGGTGCAACCCAAATtgactgcaacaaagcacgatttttgaGGGAAAAACCGTCAAACCTTGAAATAGGAACGCTCGAAAAGAGAATTtatgattttgaggagaaaattgaaaaaccaagaagtttgaggttacaaatcatcgtttttgtggaaaaaaacattaaaacccagataactaaaatcttacgcgaatatcgcagattacagatgagataatttttaagggaaaattataaactctgcgaacaatttttgaagaaaaaatcgtgaaaaccctcccatgattttttgtggaaaaaatcagaaaaccgatagacaatttttcaagaaaaaatcgtgaaaactcTGGGACTTGAAAGACGAGGTCTAGCCTAAATCAATCTGAGAAAGGTAAcaatattcagatatcgtgaacatgcgctgtttccaggtgttgtagttgaggccactgaacttttgactgtgttccaacatgatgttggtcaaagatgccatcacaaaaatcgaggttgaacgaggtcaaccgagtgaaagcaagagacaaaagaatcggatttaaaaaaaaatcaaaatagaagcagctgttgaaaaaactgaaaccctagAGGAGAATTCTGGCTCAAATTCCAAGGCACCAATTTCGAGGTTTGGAaaaaacccaaaaattaaaattttctacaaacttaaaacctgaaatttttcttgaaaataatcagaaaaaaataataatttgcagaaaataaaaaaatacctctgATTTTTTTTGTAAGAGAAacagaaaaatatagaaaaaaattttcaaaaaaaaaataggggCAGAAACCCTAGGTCAAATGTACAGCATTAACAGTGCCCAGAAGACACCAAAATTCCCGACGTCTACAGAATTAGCAGAAATCGCGGACAGTTTTAAATTCCAAGGTAAATTcgctggcacaaaatttgaggcacggAAAATGAGGCACCCAAAAAATATGAGACCAACCTAAAaaactctcgaaaaacccaccaagaatcagAAATCAAAATGCAGATCTAACAGCTCAAAATTCGAGGCACGGAATACGATGCACCCAAAAAAATATGACGATGACCCAGTTGGGGTCTCggaaaacccaccaagaatttgcaaccagaataaaatttcgacttgaattgAAGgttcaaaaccctagtcgaaaattgcagaaactctaggaaaattttcaacttgcaaaaaaaaaaaaccgcccaggaagagaaaaagagcctgcttttttttaaaaaaaaaaacagttttaaaaaaacctcttcaataaatttgaaaaattttaataacaaaaactttcaaaatttttaatttccatgctctgctaccatgaaaaataaattgaatgaatgattcaataatcggatgattacattgaacgatatacacacgtatatatagaggttacaagacgatgttctataaatagaactagtcgttaaagtgaaatcaaataagctagaaagctaaatatagcttaaaaggctaaataataaaaagctaacttaacaagctaaataagtcaactaaaaagctaaatagctaaataagtcgacaactaagatgactgctaaaaatagaagatgaccattatagaagatattaatattattttaacaacatTTCCCCTTTTGATCCATACCAGATGAAACCAAGATTTCCTGAGGGCAACCAACCCTGGAAAAGTTTGAGACATGTGCCAGTGAGAACATTACCTGTGGCTCAAGGTCTGCTTATGGTTTCTTCTTAATATTTGAGCTAGAAATACACATAAATTATACTTTATGATTGGCAAATTGGTTGCCTTTGGTAGGGTCTGTGTCTTTTCCTCCGATTGCTCCTCCACCTGATCAACCCATAGGGAACTCAAGGAATACATTCACACCATCAATAATAATTTCTTCCCCATCACCTTATTCAGGAGTAAAAGGTAGATATGCTTTCTTTCCACAATCCTGAACTTTTTTCTATGGAGAATATTGTCATATTTTTTACTAATATGGCACTGCTCATTTATCTTTAGGGCATGTAACTTCTCCAAGCAATGAACATTACAGATCACCCTTGAAAAGGCCAGGAAAACTTTTAGCCCCATCACCAATTATAAGGTCACATTGGCATGCACTGACCATAATTCCACCTATAGATCAAGGTATCCGTTGCAAACATTCTTGATGTGGGTAGACATACATTTGATGCTTCTTTTTTTTGAAAGAGGTGAGTTTTTTACAGGGCATTTTTATACCCATCCTGCCCTTCCACCTGAACAACACAAAGGAAATAATGGTATTCTTCCATTCCttcattaaaaatattaacttCCCTTAACATTTTAAAAGAGATTAATGTAGGTATTCTACTTTTCTGCACTTTGTGAAGGGCTCCCATTAAGTTTTGCAGTGTCATTAATTCTAGCTATTGTTGAATGATTTCTTATATTTAGGACCCACAGCTTCTCCTCTAATCATTGCTTCCCAACCACCCCAGAAGCTGCAAAGTATAACTCGAACACTGCCTTCAAATAAAAGACCATGGAGGCATGCACCACTTGCAATTCCATCTGTTCATGAAGGTCTCTTAAAAAGTTTTATTTCTGGTTTCAATAGGTATATTCAATCTATGATTCTATGGATATTATTAAACTCTTGGTGCCTTTTTCCAGGATATATTCCTAGTCAATTTACTATTCCATCTGGACCCCCAAAAGTAATCTCAAGTGCTGCATCTGCACCACAGCTAATAGTTCCTACACCTCATAATTGGGTTGTGAAAGGTGTTTTTTTTTCTACTCTTTCTTTTTGATGGCAGCATCCAGAATTTTGGCAGTTctaaattttctattattttctTGTAGGGCCTGTTAGTTCTTCATCAAGTATTATTCCATCTCGAGCAGCCCAAAGGAAACCAAGCATCCCAGTAGCAGCACCACCAAACATAAGATTGCGGAATCATGCCCCAGTTACAAGTCTACCTATATTTCAAGGTCTATTCATGATTCCTTTGTATCTAGGATAGACTTGATTAATGTTACACTATAACTTATTGGATCATTGGTTGCTCTTGCAGGGCCTGTttcttcaccagtcaaatctctGCATCCCTCATCCTCTGCAAACTTTATAACTCCAACAGTCTCACCAACAATTATATCTCCTTTCTCTACACATCGATTACGGAAGCATGCACCAGTTGGAAGCCCACTAATTCAAGGTCtcctcttgattccattttctgTTTCTAAAATTATACTTACCTTACTCTAGAAGTCACTGGATTGTTAGTTGTTTTTTGCAGGGTCAATTCATTCTCCTGTTAGATCTACACATCCATCATCTCCTGGAAACTTGAGAACTCCAACATTGTCACCATCAATCATATTTCCTTCGCATAATCGATCAGAGAAGCATGCACCAGTTGCAACCACACCTATGATTCAAGGTCTCTTCTTGGTTTCATTTTCTGTTTCTAAAATTTTACTCATATTACTTCCCAGTTCACCAGATTGTGAGTTGCTTTTGCAGGGTCTGTTAATTCTCCAGTTAAATCTCCACATCCTTCATCCTCTGGAAACTTGAGAACTCCAACAGTCTCACCATCAATTATATTTCCTTCGCATAATCGATCACAGAAGCATACACCAGTTGCAACACCACCTATGATTCAAGGTCTCTTCCCGGTTTCATTTTCGTTTTCTAAAATTTTACTCGTATTACTTCACAATTTACCAGATTGTGAGTTGCTTTTGCAGGGTCTGTTAATTCTCCAGTTAAATCTCCACATCCTTCATCCTCTGGAAACTTGAGAACTCCAACAGTCTCACCATCAATTATATTTCCTTCGCATAATCGATCACAGAAGCATACACCAGTTGCAGCACCACCTATGATTCAAGGTCTCTTCCTGGTTTCATTTTCGTTTTCTAAAATTTTACTCGTATTACTTCACAATTTACTAGATTGTGAGTTGCTTTTGCAGGGTCTGTTGATTCTCCAGGTAAATCTCCATATCCTTCATCCTCTGGAAATTTGAGAACTCCAACAGTGTCACCAACAATAATATTTCCTTTACATAATCGCTCAGGGAAGCATGCACCAGTGGCAACTCCACCTATGATTCAAGGTCTCTTCTTGGTTTCATTTTCTGTTTCTAAAATTTTACTCATATTACTTCACAATTTACCAGTTTGTTAGTTGCTTTTGTAGGGTCTGTTAGTTCTCCAGTTAAATCTCCACATCCTTCATCCTCTGGAAACTTTAGAACTGTAACAGTCTCACCATCAATTATATTTCCTTCTTCTCCACATAATCAATCACGGAAGCATGCACCAGTTGCAAGCCCACATATAATTCAAGGTCTCTTGGTTTCATTTTCTGTTTTTCTAAAATTATCCTCATATTACTTCATACATCAATAGATTGTTAGTTGCTTTTGCAGGGCCTGCTCATTCACCAGTTAAATCTCCACATCATCTATCACAAAATCATACAACAGTTGGAAGCTCACCTGTGATTCAAGGTCTCCTCTTTATTCCATTTGCTGTTTCTCACATTATACGCACTTTACAAGTGACTTGATTGTTAGTTACTTTTACAGGGCCTGTGTATCCTCCAGAAAAATCTCCATATCTGCCTTCCTCCGGAAACTTAAGAACTCCGACTGCCTCGCCGCCAATTGTAATTCCTTCAGCTCCACATCATCAATCATGGAAGCATGCAGCAGTTGCAAGCCCGCCTACAAGTAAAGGTCCGTTCATGATTCCATCTTTTATTGCGAGAGTAATACTCATCTTATTTTAGTAGTCACTCAATTGATGGGTGCTTTTGCAGGGGTTATCAATTCTCCAGCTATATCTCCACATCCTTCCGCTCCAAATAAGCAATCACAAAATCGTACACCAGTTGGAAGCCTACCCTTCATTCAAGGTCATTTCTCTGTTCCATATTTGGTCTCTCAAATTATACTTTCTTTGCTTCACAAGTGACTGGATTGTTATTTGTTTTGCAGGGCCTGTTTATTCTCCAGAAAATCCTCCAGATCAGCCATCTTCTGGAAACTTAAGAACTCCAACAGCCTCGCCATCAATTGTAATTCCTTCCCCTCCACATCATCGATCATGGAAGCAAGCACCATTTGCAAGCCCGCCTATGAGTAAAGGTCTATTCATGGTTCTGTCTTTGGTCGCTTGAATAATATTATAGTACTCATCTTATTTTAGGAGTCACTCAATTGTTAGTTGCTTTTGCAGGGCTTATCAATTCTCCAGCTAAATCTCCACATCCGTCCACTCCAAAAAAGCAATCACTAAATCATACACCAGTTGGAAGCCTACCCTTCATTCAAGGTCATTTCTTTGTTCCACATTTGGTTTCTAAAATTATACTTTCTTTGCTTCACAAGTGACTGGATTGTTAGTTGCTTTTGCAGGGCCCGTGTATTCTCCAGAAAATTCTCCAGGTCAGCCATCTTCTGGAAATTTAAGATCTCCAACAGCCTCGCCGTCAATTGTAATTCCTTCCCCTCCACATCATCGATCATGGAAGCAAGCACCATTTGCAAGCCCGCCTACGAGTAAAGGTCTATTCATGGTTCTGTCTTTTGTCGATTGAATAATATTATAATACTCATCTTATTTTAAGAGTCACTCAATTGTTAGTTGCTTTTACAGGGCATATCAATTCTCCAGCTAAATCTCCATTTCCTTCCAGAGCACATCATCGATTGCAAAACCATACTCCAGTTGGAAGCCCATTTGTTTTTCATCGATCACCAAAGCATACACCAGTTGGGAGCCCACTTGCAATTCATCGATCACAAAAGCGTACACCAGCTGGAAGGCCACCCGTGATACAAGGTCCCTTATTTATTCAATTTTCAGTTTCTCTGCTTGTACTTACTTTACAAGTGACTGCATTGTTTGTTGCTTTTGCAGGGCCTGTGTATTCACCAGATAAATCTCCACATCTGCCATCCATTGGAAACTTAAGAACTCCAACAGGCTCACCGACAGTTGTAATTTCTTCCCCTCCACATCATCGATCATGGAGGCATGCACCAGTTGCAAGCCCGCCTACTAGTAAAGGTCTATTCATGGTTCCATCTTTTGTTGCTAGAATAATACTCATCTTATTTTGGGAGTCACTCAATTGTTAGTTGCTTCTGCAGGGCTTATTAATTCTCCAGCTATATCTCCACATCCTTCACCTCTACATCATCAATCACAAAAACATACACCAGTTGGAAGCCCATCCACGATTCAAGGTCTCTTCCTTACTCCATTTTCTGCTACTCAAAGTTTATTCACTTTACTTCACAAGTGATTGGATTGTTAGTTGCTTTTACAGGGCCCGTGTATTCTCCAGAAAAATCTCAATATCCACCATCCTCTGGAAACTTAAGAACTCCAACAGCctcaccatcaatgacaacccatccATATCATCAATCATGGAAGCATGCACCAGTTTCAAGCCCACCTACAAGTAAAGGCCTATTCACTGTTCTGTCCTTTGTTGCTAGAATAATACTCATCTTATTTTGGGAGTCACTCAATTGTCAGTTGCTTCTGCAGGGCTTATCAATTCTCCAGCTAAATCTCCACATCCTTCACCTCGACATCATCAATCACAAAAACATACACCAGTTGGAAGCCCATCCATGATTCAAGGTCTCTTCCTTACTCCATTTTCTGCTACTCAAATTTTACTCACTTTACTTCACAAGTGACTGGACTGTTAGTTGCTTTTACAGGGCCTGTGTATTCTCCAGAAAAATCTCAATCTCCACCATCCTCTGGAAACTTAAGAACTCCAACAGCCTCACCGTCAATGGCAACCCATCCATATCGTCAATCATGGAAGCATGCACCAGTTTCAAGCCCACCTACGAGTAAAGGCCAATTCATGGTTCTGTCTTTTGTTGCTAGAATGATAGTCATCTATTTTGAGGAGGCACTCAATTCTTTGTTGCTTTTGCAGGGCTTATCAATTCTCCAGCTGAATCTCCACATCCATCACCGTCAGGAAATTTGAGAATTCCAGCAGCCTCACCATTAAATAAATTTCCATTGTCTCCCCATCAAGCTCATGCAAAAGGTACATGTGTTCTATTCTTTCAGGTTTGTGAGGTCTATTATTTAACCGTATTCTATTAACTTACACTGATGATTGCCTATATATTGCATGTTAGGGTCCCCCACTTCTCCAAACATTTCCCCTACTCAACCGTCAAAGAAAAGACCAACAACACCTGTGGCACCACCGCCAATGATATTTCCTCCCCCGCCTCCTGGTCAAGGTGTGTGAAGTGGACAttatttcttgtttttctttaaAGATGGGTTTAGTTTCGGTTGAACTGTTTTGTGTATGAAAATTGCAAAATCTAAAATATTTTACTCTTTTAAACAAAGATAAACTGTTTGTCATTGGTAATGATCTATTTTGTGTATAGATTGTAGTTCAGTATCCTGTACTGCACCATACACTTCTACTCCTCCTGGTTCTCCATGCGGCTGTGTGAATCCTATGCAAATTGAGCTTGGGCTTGGTGTGGCACTCTATGCTTTTTTCCCACTAGTCTCGGAGCTCGCTTCACAGATAGCTGGAGGAACTTTCTTAAAACAAAGCCAAGTCAGGATTATGGGAGCAAATGCATACAGTCAAGATGAGGAAAAGACAATTGTGGATATTGATCTGGTGCCACTTGGAGAAAATTTTGATAATACAACCGCCTTGCTTATTTTTGAAAGATTTTGGCAAAAGAAAGTTATGATTAATGAGACCCTTTTTGGTGATTACTGGGTAATCTTTATCAATTACCCTGGTATGTACCTTTTGTTATGCAAGATCTAACAGTTTTCATATTTTTTAAACAAGTGGTCTTCATGATGAGAATATATCTTTTTCAGGGCTCCCTAAATCACCACCTTCTGCATTTCCACATACAACTTACAATGGTGTGCCTAATTCAAGTAGCAATGGATCAAGCAAAAAAGATCCTCTTGGAGTTGATGTAAATAAACAGAGCGATAAAATGGGAGCTGGGACCATTGCAGTTGTTGCCTTGTCTTCTGCAATTGCCATGATCATATGCCTTGGAACAGTTTGGATCATTATCTTGAAATGTAGAAATCAGAACAGGCCAACTTTGGCTGTTGTTGAGCCCACCCATGTACCATCCAGTACAAAAAGATCAGGTATCTATCCAATCACActatatttttcaaatattcctgTGCTGGAATAGGGAAGTTTTTGGTCAATCTCAAGCGCTGAGAGGCATTGCTTTCATATTTGGTCAACTATCATCTTAAGTTTTTGTCATTCTTATTTCTTTCTTCCTCCTTGCACTTGAAAAGCAACAGGTGGTGGTTCCATCCTGTCAGGAAGCATGGAAAGTTCCACATCAATGTCATTTGTTTCAAGTATGGCTACCTATACAGGATCTGCTAAAACATTCACTTCAGCTGAGATTGAAAAGGCCACAGATAGATTCAATCCTCAAAAAATTCTTGGAGAAGGAGGCTTTGGACGTGTTTATCAAGGATTATTGGAAGATGGGACAAAAGTGGCTGTAAAGGTTCTTACTAGAGATGATCAACAAGGAGGGCGTGAGTTCATAGCTGAAGTTGAAATGCTAAGTCGTTTGCATCACCGAAACCTGGTTAAGCTGATTGGTATCTGTACTGAAGAGCATAATCGTTGTTTGGTCTATGAGCTTATTCCCAATGGCAGTGTGGAATCGCATCTTCATGGTATAGTATTTCCTGTATAATGTACTATTTCTTGAGACTATAGTACgataaaaatcaacaaagtatCTTTACATATTTTAGGTTTAGAAGTGAAACATTGGGTGTGGGTTGAATTTCATTTCTACATTGTGGCCATTTGTATGGATTCATGTGCTAGCTGTTTGACTGCTAACATGCCACAATATCATTTTCTAGCTTAATAGACTTCAATGTTTCAGGTCTGGACAAAGAAATTGCTCCTCTCGACTGGGATGCCCGTATAAAGATAGCTCTTGGTGCAGCTAGAGGGCTTGCTTATCTCCATGAAGATTCAAGTCCTCGTGTTATACATCGTGATTTTAAGGCTAGCAACATTTTACTTGAGGATGATTTTACCCCTAAAGTAGCAGATTTTGGGCTGGCAAAATCAGCCTCTGAAGAAGTTAGTGGACACATCTCAACAAGAGTCATGGGGACATTCGGGTATGTAATGTAGATGCTTGATACTGCAAATTATATCTCCGCTATTTCTTGAATTCACCTATCTTTGGTGAAAGCAATTTCATTCATTTGTTTATTAACCATAAGTGGAGACAAGTACTACTCTTTCTTGGTATGCAGTTGCATTTTACAGGAGCTCAAATCATCTCCTGAAGGGAAATGtttctcttttggcatcattttccttttgatattatacatattgattttttatattttcccGAAATTGTTAAAACCTTTGTTAATTTCGTTGTTCCCATTGTGTCACTCATTTCTCTATACCTTGAATGCTGGACATACAATTTGCTTTCATTTCTCAGTTGTTTTActaattcatcttttgtgttttaGAGGATCAGAATTGgtctcttctatatatatatatgcttttttAAGATTCATGCAAAGCTGGATTTAATTCTTTATATATAATTTCTGCAGGTATGTTGCTCCTGAATATGCAATGACTGGGCATTTGCTTGTGAAGAGTGATGTGTACAGCTACGGGGTAGTGTTACTGGAGTTACTTTCTGGAAGGAAGCCAGTTGACATGTCTCAACCACCTGGGCAGGAAAATCTTGTTACATGGGCCCGGCCCCTTCTTACAAGCAAAGAAGGCCTAGAAACTTTGGTGGACCCAGCTTTGGGGGGCAATCTTCCTTTTGACAACATTGCAAGAGTTGCAGCCATTGCATCCATGTGTGTCCAGCCTGACCATTCTCATCGACCATTCATGGGTGAAGTTGTACAAGCATTAAAGCTT contains:
- the LOC131045786 gene encoding uncharacterized protein LOC131045786 isoform X8, which encodes MWQRVGFLLFLLFFSSPAYDVKKFQFVEDDLHNTSAQYYDQVSSCYRKGNPDKCKSFTVRSEIQRLRQILYTHSNRAASGGFRSPSSLCSGNVVLSSSTNLTSYNLVPSANALSSVVESPSVFSNKLQLKRQNWLFSLPLVHIPRRYLLAAPSLPVEPSMNPHTPNHIFRRPEMDNIPPLFSVATHYGQPQYLSPSGSYENQHFIRISSPSSGLSSIIYSPTISDGQEAPGSHMNKIQHLKAAPPLFPSSWPYTQPPLVSRQNLKHQMHQSAFHPVMPNPANPSSKWLSPSFFGAPSEVRPPVSHSWTSATPSGPVVSAPSTYGLGRSQDQPSMPGTALPRNMANRQAPVAMPPMSFSSPPNLFPSEPPMEKSKAPEVVPFTKFSPLGNKHDLKEPSVSPITSPNESPWKNARIPVTALVHKSSSSHAPASGQGYVSSPQISPAFVPSLKVVGYPPPIDLPSEPQEAPPPILSPSHGHFQYVEGPAASSPSVFPFKPPMKKPTLPHLEMPRNRSKRQAPVTLAPKNQGYVAAPASVPYEPQTEYRVTPKLAPSITLHSPPYYQDHQGHVTSPSNEHYRSPLKRPGKLLAPSPIIRSHWHALTIIPPIDQGHFYTHPALPPEQHKGNNGPTASPLIIASQPPQKLQSITRTLPSNKRPWRHAPLAIPSVHEGYIPSQFTIPSGPPKVISSAASAPQLIVPTPHNWVVKGPVSSSSSIIPSRAAQRKPSIPVAAPPNIRLRNHAPVTSLPIFQGPVSSPVKSLHPSSSANFITPTVSPTIISPFSTHRLRKHAPVGSPLIQGSIHSPVRSTHPSSPGNLRTPTLSPSIIFPSHNRSEKHAPVATTPMIQGSVNSPVKSPHPSSSGNLRTPTVSPSIIFPSHNRSQKHTPVATPPMIQGSVNSPVKSPHPSSSGNLRTPTVSPSIIFPSHNRSQKHTPVAAPPMIQGSVDSPGKHAPVATPPMIQGSVSSPVKSPHPSSSGNFRTVTVSPSIIFPSSPHNQSRKHAPVASPHIIQGPAHSPVKSPHHLSQNHTTVGSSPVIQGPVYPPEKSPYLPSSGNLRTPTASPPIVIPSAPHHQSWKHAAVASPPTSKGVINSPAISPHPSAPNKQSQNRTPVGSLPFIQGPVYSPENPPDQPSSGNLRTPTASPSIVIPSPPHHRSWKQAPFASPPMSKGLINSPAKSPHPSTPKKQSLNHTPVGSLPFIQGPVYSPENSPGQPSSGNLRSPTASPSIVIPSPPHHRSWKQAPFASPPTSKGHINSPAKSPFPSRAHHRLQNHTPVGSPFVFHRSPKHTPVGSPLAIHRSQKRTPAGRPPVIQGPVYSPDKSPHLPSIGNLRTPTGSPTVVISSPPHHRSWRHAPVASPPTSKGLINSPAISPHPSPLHHQSQKHTPVGSPSTIQGPVYSPEKSQYPPSSGNLRTPTASPSMTTHPYHQSWKHAPVSSPPTRLINSPAKSPHPSPRHHQSQKHTPVGSPSMIQGPVYSPEKSQSPPSSGNLRTPTASPSMATHPYRQSWKHAPVSSPPTRLINSPAESPHPSPSGNLRIPAASPLNKFPLSPHQAHAKGSPTSPNISPTQPSKKRPTTPVAPPPMIFPPPPPGQDCSSVSCTAPYTSTPPGSPCGCVNPMQIELGLGVALYAFFPLVSELASQIAGGTFLKQSQVRIMGANAYSQDEEKTIVDIDLVPLGENFDNTTALLIFERFWQKKVMINETLFGDYWVIFINYPGLPKSPPSAFPHTTYNGVPNSSSNGSSKKDPLGVDVNKQSDKMGAGTIAVVALSSAIAMIICLGTVWIIILKCRNQNRPTLAVVEPTHVPSSTKRSATGGGSILSGSMESSTSMSFVSSMATYTGSAKTFTSAEIEKATDRFNPQKILGEGGFGRVYQGLLEDGTKVAVKVLTRDDQQGGREFIAEVEMLSRLHHRNLVKLIGICTEEHNRCLVYELIPNGSVESHLHGLDKEIAPLDWDARIKIALGAARGLAYLHEDSSPRVIHRDFKASNILLEDDFTPKVADFGLAKSASEEVSGHISTRVMGTFGYVAPEYAMTGHLLVKSDVYSYGVVLLELLSGRKPVDMSQPPGQENLVTWARPLLTSKEGLETLVDPALGGNLPFDNIARVAAIASMCVQPDHSHRPFMGEVVQALKLVYNDSDASNAGGSGSFSRGESSAHDTEVKDSSSQPWHHSMQYVPDSTSFVTIDYDSGPLETQGLEVERPLSASALMSNSGRLIRQLSGSFRRHSSSGPLRTNRSKESWYGIRDPERGSISEHGVKRHFDRGSDGDVHELWP